A genomic region of Notamacropus eugenii isolate mMacEug1 chromosome 3, mMacEug1.pri_v2, whole genome shotgun sequence contains the following coding sequences:
- the LOC140532048 gene encoding uncharacterized protein, producing MSFSNITESRLLLLLGTTNPNRLQGLSKLPRCPPGLPLPAPGRDTSSLSGSSPPPPPPRAPRELSVSRAGPATSFLSLASGSAPRQLRRRPLLLLGRPTLAVSGDPPALPPRWGGGKEEEEEEEEEEAAAGQGKEGPPELELSPDRGIGCSGPGSHGGGRARGRAGEESDQERDGKRRAAGERHGPTDSQTAGPTPPPAPGSAGAAAHTKRPPPAEARGGARTYQTSPGARVGGRRRAAGRAVRRRRARAPSHAERSPRPNMAPERPGAADNGCGGRRALGGSGSGGVSSGLRSGPASWAPRRGPRVLGPARTAPTDGRTPPPAPPLPARREGGERGEGEGEEGSQPTSGRGPGSPSGSRRDQRDP from the exons ATGAGTTTCTCCAACATCACTGAATCTCGTCTCCTACTGCTCCTGGGAACTACCAACCCCAACCGTCTACAGGGTCTGTCCAAG CTGCCCAGGTGCCCCCCAGGTCTGCCCCTGCCCGCTCCCGGCCGGGACACCTCATCTTTGTCCGggtcctctcctcctcctcctcctcctcgggCGCCCAGGGAGCTCTCGGTCTCCAGGGCCGGCCCCgccacttcctttctttccctcgcCTCCGGCTCGGCCCCGCGGCAGCTGCGCCgccgccccctcctcctcctcggGAGGCCAACGTTAGCGGTCTCGGGGGACCCTCCGGCTCTGCCTCCacgttggggaggagggaaggaggaggaggaggaggaggaggaggaggaggcggccgCAGGGCAGGGGAAGGAAGGACCCCCAGAGCTGGAGCTCAGTCCGGACCGGGGGATCGGCTGCTCCGGCCCCGGATCGCACGGAGGAGGCCGAGCGAGGGGGCGAGCGGGCGAGGAAAGTGACCAGGAAAGAGACGGGAAGCGGAGGGCCGCGGGGGAGAGGCACGGACCGACCGACAGCCAGACCGCCGGCCCCACCCCGCCCCCTGCCCCCGGAAGCGCCGGAGCCGCGGCGCACACAAAGCGCCCCCCCCCAGCGGAGGCCCGCGGCGGAGCCCGGACTTACCAGACGAGCCCGGGCGCGAGGGTCGGGGGGCGGCGGCGGGCGGCGGGGCGGGCTGTCCGGCGGCGACGGGCGCGGGCCCCGAGTCACGCCGAGCGCAGCCCCCGGCCCAACATGGCCCCGGAGCGCCCGGGAGCGGCGGACAACGGCTGCGGCGGCCGGCGGGCGCTCGGCGGCTCCGGCTCGGGCGGCGTCAGCTCCGGGCTGCGCTCCGGCCCCGCGTCGTGGGCCCCGCGTCGTGGGCCCCGCGTCCTGGGCCCCGCTCGCACTGCGCCGACGGACGGACGGACGCCTCCGCCtgctccccccctccccgcccgGCGCGAGGGCGGGgagcggggggagggggagggggaggagggaagccaACCAACCAGCGGCCGCGGCCCCGGGAGCCCGAGCGGGAGCCGCCGCGACCAGCGCGACCCCTAG